From the genome of Agromyces badenianii:
AGCACCTCGCCCGAGCTCGGCGTCTCGAGCTTGGCCATCATGCGCGCGATCGTCGACTTGCCCGATCCGCTCTCACCGACGAGCGCGATCGTGCGTCCGGGCTCGAGCGTGAACGAGACATCCTTCACCGCGTGCAGCGTGCGCACCTTCAGCCCGCTGCGCAGCCGGAAGTCCTTGACCAGGTTGCGTGCCTCGAGCGCCGTGGTGTCGACCGCCGTGCCGCGAACGTGGGCGCTCATGCCGCACCTCCGGCTGCCGCACCGGTGCGGATGAAGTCGCCGCGTTCGCCGCGCAGGCTCGGGAAGCTCGAGAGCAATCGCCTCGTGTACGGATGCTCCGGGCTGCGGTAGATCTTCTCGGCGTCGCCCTCTTCGACGATCGCGCCGTCGAGCATGATCGCGATGCGATCGCTGATCTCGATGAGGAGGGGCAGGTCGTGCGTGATGAAGATCACCGCGAAGCCGAGCCGCTCGCGAAGACGCATGATCTCGCGGATGATGCCGCGCTGCACGACGACGTCGAGGGCGGTGGTCGGTTCGTCCATGATCATCACCTGCGGGTCGAGGGCGAGCGCCATGGCGATCATGACGCGCTGACGCATGCCGCCCGACAGCTCGTGCGGAAAGCTCGAGAGGCGCGAGGGGTCGACGCCGACGAGGTTCAGCAGCTCCGCGCTGCGAGCCTCGCGCTCGGCGCGCTTCATCGCGGGTCGATGCGTCGTGAACACGTCATGCAACTGCTTGCGCACGTTCATGACGGGATTCAGCGAGTTCATCGAACCCTGGAAGACCATCGAGACCTTGTCCCAGCGGAACGTTCGCAGCGCCTCGCCGTCGAGTGCGACGACGTCGATGTCGCGGCCGGATGCATCGTGGAACACCACCTCGCCGCCGGTCATCAGCGCCGGCGCCTTGAGGAGCCGGTTGAGGCCGTAGGCGAGGGTCGTCTTGCCGCACCCCGACTCGCCGGCCAGTCCGAGGATCTCGCCGCGATGCAGCGTGATGGTCGCGTTGCGCACGGCCTTCACCGGCGGGTCGACTTCGTATTCGATCGAGACGTCGCGTGCGGTCAGCACGGCCTCGCCCATGATGCTCGTGCCGTTCATGCGAATGCTCCGGTGTCGGCGACGCCCTTGCCGGCCTTTGCGGCCCTGCGCTGGCGCTTCGCGTTCTCAGGCGCGAGCCTGAGCTTGGGGTTCACGACCTCGTCGATCGCGAAGTTGATGAGGGAGAGACCGGCGCCGAGTGCCGCGATGATCGCGCCCGGCGGCACGAACCACCACCAGGCTCCGGTGCCGACGGCCTGACCCGTCTGCGCATCGTTCAGCATGGTGCCGAGCGTGATCGAACCGGTCGGGCCGAGGCCGAGGTAGGAGAGCCCGGCCTCGCCGAGCACCGCGAAGATGACGCCGAAGATGAACTGGGCGGCCAGGAGCGGCACGAGGTTCGGGAGGATCTCGACGAAGATGATGCGGCCGGGCTTCTCACCCGCGACCCGCGCCGCCGCGACGTACTCTCGGGTGCGCAGCGACCTGGCCTGCGCCCGGAGCACCACGGCGGACCCGGCCCAGCCGGTGATGCCGAGGATGAGCGCGACGAGGAGGGAGCTCCGGGCAAGCGGCCCGAGCCCCTCGGCGTTCTGCACGTACGCGGCGATCACCATCACGACGGGCAGCCCGGGGATCACGAGCACGATGTTCGTGAAGAGCGTCAGCAGCTCGTCGAGCACGCCGCCGAAGTACCCGGCGAACACGCCGAAGACGACGGCGAGCACCAGGGCGACGATGCCGGCGACGATGCCGATGAAGAGCGAGCCCTGCGTGCCCCACGCGAGTTGCGAGAACACGTCGTAGCCGAGCTTGGTCGTGCCGAGCCAGTGCTCGGGCGAGGGCGGGAGCAGGGCGGGGTTGTCGGAGTCGCGGGGCGGCTGGGCGATCATCGGCCCGAAGATGCCGAACAGGGTGATGAGGCCGACGATCACGACGCCCGCGATGAGCTTGCCCGAGCGGCTCGGCAGGATGTGCCGGAACCGGCCGCCGCGGCTCGATCGCGCCGCCGCGATCGCGGCAGTCGCGGTCGCCTCACGGGTCGCTTCGCGCACGGCCTCGGCCGAGACCGGGGCCTGGAACAGCGCGTCGTCGCCCGTCTCGTAGCCGGGATCGCTCGCGTCGTGATCGAGGGTGGGCTGAGAGTCATCCATTGTGTCGCACCCTCGGGTCGATGAAGCCGTAGATGAGGTCCATGAAGAAGTTGGCGGCGAGCACCGTGAGCGTGATCACGAGGAACACGCCCTGCATGAGTGCGTAGTCGAGCCCCTGCACCGCCTGGATCATGAGCTTGCCGATGCCCGGATAGCTGAACACCTGCTCCATCACGATGGAGCCGGCGACGACGAAGCCGAGCGCGATGCCGAAGCCGGCGAGGCTCGGGATGGCGGCGTTGCGGGAGGCGTACTTCGTGCGCACCCGGCGCGGGGTGAGGCCCTTCGCCTCAGCGGTCACGACGTAGTCCTCGGACATCGTGGAGACCATCATGTTGCGCATGCCGAGCAGCCAGCCGCCGACCGACGAGAGCACGATCGTGATCGCCGGGAGGATGGCGTGGTAGATCGCACTGCCGATGAACGCCCAGCTGAGCTCTGGACCGCCTGGGAACTCGAACACGTCGTACCCGCCGACGATCGGGAAGATCCCGAGCTGCACCGAGAA
Proteins encoded in this window:
- a CDS encoding ABC transporter permease: MDDSQPTLDHDASDPGYETGDDALFQAPVSAEAVREATREATATAAIAAARSSRGGRFRHILPSRSGKLIAGVVIVGLITLFGIFGPMIAQPPRDSDNPALLPPSPEHWLGTTKLGYDVFSQLAWGTQGSLFIGIVAGIVALVLAVVFGVFAGYFGGVLDELLTLFTNIVLVIPGLPVVMVIAAYVQNAEGLGPLARSSLLVALILGITGWAGSAVVLRAQARSLRTREYVAAARVAGEKPGRIIFVEILPNLVPLLAAQFIFGVIFAVLGEAGLSYLGLGPTGSITLGTMLNDAQTGQAVGTGAWWWFVPPGAIIAALGAGLSLINFAIDEVVNPKLRLAPENAKRQRRAAKAGKGVADTGAFA
- a CDS encoding ABC transporter ATP-binding protein, with the protein product MGEAVLTARDVSIEYEVDPPVKAVRNATITLHRGEILGLAGESGCGKTTLAYGLNRLLKAPALMTGGEVVFHDASGRDIDVVALDGEALRTFRWDKVSMVFQGSMNSLNPVMNVRKQLHDVFTTHRPAMKRAEREARSAELLNLVGVDPSRLSSFPHELSGGMRQRVMIAMALALDPQVMIMDEPTTALDVVVQRGIIREIMRLRERLGFAVIFITHDLPLLIEISDRIAIMLDGAIVEEGDAEKIYRSPEHPYTRRLLSSFPSLRGERGDFIRTGAAAGGAA
- a CDS encoding ABC transporter permease, with product MSFYLRRVAFYLVTFWAAISLNFLLPRLLPGDPAAIMLGKLRRASGGRPLSEETIQAITSILGAGKDMSLWDQYLAYWGRLLQGDLGVSSTRYPAQVADLIAGALPWTIILVGVATVISFALGIIVGAWVGWRRGTWLDHLVPITTVFQSIPYFWLALVLVAVFSVQLGIFPIVGGYDVFEFPGGPELSWAFIGSAIYHAILPAITIVLSSVGGWLLGMRNMMVSTMSEDYVVTAEAKGLTPRRVRTKYASRNAAIPSLAGFGIALGFVVAGSIVMEQVFSYPGIGKLMIQAVQGLDYALMQGVFLVITLTVLAANFFMDLIYGFIDPRVRHNG